The DNA region TGGAAAAGGGCGGAACAGACGATCGGCACCCTGGCCCGGGACGGAAACGACATCCGTTTGATATTGCCGTGGAAGACCGCCCTGAAATGCCTGGGACAAGACCAGCCTGTCCCCGTGGTTGGCGCCCGAACCCTTATCGATGTTGAACCGGGGCTGGACCAGATCTGCCCTGCAACAAGTCATGAACGACAACACGAGGAGAACCCGATATGAACACACCCGACTGTCTGGTAGAAGTCAATTTTTCTTTCCGGTCCTCAGAACCGGTCTTTCAATACCTGCTCACCAGCAGCTCACCGGGCTGGCAAGTATCGCAGGATGGAAACATCCGGCCGCCACGCCGCGGTCGAGTGGTCGAACTGCGGCTGGCCGAGGCGAGCAATGCCGAGTTCTACGGGCTGCGTTTTGCCAACAAGGATAGCGAGTTCCCCGATGACCCGAATGCCGACCGCTGGTTCAACGATACCCACGGCCAGGCGCGGATGCTGAACTCGAGGAGCGCCCGGACACTGAACTTCGAACTGGATGGCCAGAGCCATGAGATCTACTATCAACTCGGCATCAATGCCGACGGCAGGATAGTCTGGGATGACCCTCGCATCTACAGCGACGGCAGTCAGTAAGGGAACCTCCAGCAATCCGAATCATGCCGCCCACCCCGGGCGGCATTTTTTTGTCCTCGATTTTTCATGCCTCGCGATAGTTGGGTAACTGCGACGCGACAAGGCGCGCAGTTTCAGGAGCGGCATCCAGCCCGCTCACCTCAATCAACCACAAAGCGAGGAATGGAAATCATGGCTAATCACGAACTCAAGGAACTCGACAGCGATCCGTTGCAGCACCTCGACGAGGAGCCCTATTCGGTACTTGCACAGCACGAAAACGTCCAGGGCTGTTTCAACATCATCGGACCGATCAAGATCTGCTACTCGCAATCAGGTAGCGGATTCAAGGTCTGTCTGAACATCGCCGGCGTTGATGTTGCCTGCGGCAATCTCGACCCCAGCAACCCATGTGTCAAGCTCCATGGCAGCGTCCTGCTGGCCAAAGCTTCGGTCGAGGTCTGCCTGAAGGACAGATGTCTGACCTACTCGGCCAAGGCATGTGTCCGGCCCACGCCGTTCAACAAGTGGAAGTGCACCTCCGCCAGCGGCAAGATCATCTGCTTCTGATACAGCCTGGACAACAAGACCAGTGAGGTTGAAACATCCCGTCCGTCGCAAGACATCAACGGCGGGCGGGATGCCTCGCAACCCGGCTGGACTGGCCACTCAAGTGGCTGCCCGCAAGAGTAGATGGATCAGCCCCTTGCTGAGGATGATGGCAGCCACCAGTGCGGCGGCAAAGCTGAAGAAAACCCGGGTGCCGCGCAGGTTGGTCACCAGGGCGTAGCCATGAAACATCAGCCATACCATCCATCCAATCGCTGCCAGCCCCGGCAGGCTCAACAGCAGCAACCACATGGCATCAAACATATGTTCAATCGGTGCGATCACCTGCCCGGGCTGGTCGGGCATCTGCGCCATCAGCGTGGCTGTGCGCGATTCGATGGCCGCACCCACACCGGGAATTGACAGCCAGACCGCGCCGATGAGTAGTGGCCAGCGGGCCAGTGCCTGGGTGGCGAACAGATCAAGCGCGCGGAAGCGACCATGGCTCAACCATCTGCCCACGCCGAACAGCAGCAGCGACAGGGTCAGCCAGTTGATCAGCCCCTGCATGACCAGCACCCACAAGCCCAGGCGCGGACCGAAGTGAAGATCGATCACGCCACGGGTATGCAGCCCGGACTGCCAGGCCAGCAAGGCGGCCAGCACGATCACGCCCAGACCGGCAACCAGCGCCGGGCCGCCCGCGACCCGTTCGAAGGGCTTGAACAGCCAGGTCATCATTGCTCCCGCCCCCCGTTCAGTTGCTCGATGATGTCATCGAGGCGATTGCGCACCGTTGGATAGCTGACCCCGAGCTGACCGGCCATTGCCTTGAGGCTGCCCGAGGACAGCACGAAGGCTTCAACAAAATGCTGGTCGTCAGGGGACAGGCGCAACAGCGCCGGCAGACGATAGTGCCCGGTCACCCGAGTGTCGCATTGCAGGCAGGTGAGCTCGGTCACGGCCAACTCACCATCACAGGCGGGACATTGCGCCGGAGTTCGCTTCATGATGAAAATAAAACAACTTTCAATTGAATATTATTTATTGTAGGGTGAATATAAATAAACCGCAACCATCACAACTCAATCACCACCCCACCCTTCGGATGGGTGCCGGAACCGGAGACCAAGCATGACACAAGAGGACATCAACCAGGCCGAATGGAACAGTCCGGCCAATTGGTCCCCGCCCCGCTGGCTGGGCATTTACTTCAGTCGGAAAGACTCTCGCAACTGGGTGCCGAAACCAGTCCCGATTCTGGGATGGACTGTCAATCTGGGACATCCCGGGGGTGTTGCATGGGGACTGGGGATCGTCGCGAGCGCCATCATCGTGGCCTTTCTTGCCGGGTGGTTTGCAGCCGCCTGAGCACTTGCGACTGTGCATGAAACTGGCTGGGCAACGCTCAGCCTGCGGCTTCTTCATCCGTCCGATCGTTCTGCCCCCAGCGCCTTGTGGTGAGTTCGTGATAGGCCAGCGACAGGCAGGCGATGGCAAAGATTTCGATACCGAAGCCCAGTGCAACGCGCAAGGGCACGCCCCACCAGGTATCGGGCATCCATGCCAGCGGGATGAACAACACACAGGGAATGAATGCAACCAGCATGAACATGCTGAACCCGTGCCCGGCAGTCAGTCGCCAAGAATAGCCAAAGGACACCGCCCGATCCACGGATATGCCAGGAAACACCAGGGAAAGCCGACCCACGACATAGCCGATTGCAAGCAACGCCAGCAACCAGCCGATTACGGGGAAAGCGGCCAGCACCAGCAACAGCATGACCACGATCAGCACGGCAAACAGGTGCAGTGCAAACCAGGTTTCCCGGAATGTCCAGGACGGACGCCGGTCTCGACTCACCGCGTCTCCCAGCAGCATGACCCGGTGGACCACCACGGCCACCAGCACCGTGGCCGCAAGGTACAGCGAGAACACGGCCAAAGTAAGCATCGCGGTCAACAATCCTGGAAAGTCACCCGCCAGCGGCCTGAGCCAATCCAGCACCATGGCCAGTAGCGCCAACCCCAACGGGACGGGGAGCCGCCGAGCAAGCAGCTCACGACGAGCCGAGACGGCGCGAAGCGCGCGTTCCAGTACCAACAACATCATGAATTGATGACCTCCCTGACCCCGTTCAGCCCAGCGTATCGTGTGGCCTGCCTTTATTCAACAGAACCACCTGATTGCTCAGATCTTTCAACTATCTTCCAGACGGAAATTCAAGGAACCGCAGATGAACGCGGATAAACGCAGATTTATGGGCTTACAGCAGCAAACCCTGTAATCATCCGAATCCCAAGAGCGTCGCGACCATACACCTCAGCTTATGGACACATGAAGGTCGGGCCGCATATGAATCGCTGATCCCCACCACCTATTCATGATCCATGAGTTCAATCAACAATCTGCGTTTATCTGCGTTCATCTGCGGTTTTATAAATCAAGTCAGTTCCGTTACTGAAAACCACACCTAATCAGGAAACGATATAAATCGTCAATAGCGCCCGCGTACTGATGAGATCGATCATCAACCTCCCTACCTTGACAAGCCATGGCTACGTCGCCAATTTTTTGGTGACCACCGCCTTCGGGGGAAGCAGTGGCTTGGCGTCGACTGCCGCATTGGGCGGTCACATTTTGGCATCAAAATGGCAGTAAGTAAGGAGAAAGGTTCCATGAACTCCGGTCGTATCGTACTGGCCCTGCTGGGCCTGATTCTCGTTTGTTTCAGCACAGGCCGACCACGATGAGCAGGTCGGCTACTTCTGCAGTTCGTGCATCAATGAACAGAGCGCTGCCACCCAGGCGGGCATGTATGCTACTCCGCTTCAATGCCGTCGCAAAGAGAACAGCATGTCGGATTCCGAAGAAGCCTGGCACTGCCGGGGTCCAACGCGATGGGTCATCCTCGGCAACCCGAACACCGGGCAGGTCTTTGCCTTCAGGGTAAGCTGGGAACAGTGGCCAGCACTGACGGTGGAAGCCAGTCCGCTTGACACTGTTGAACAGGAGCTCTACCAAAGCATCATCAGCCTGCGTCAGGATTGGGAAGCGCTGCTGACCGGCTTGACCCTGGACGATATCGACCTTCAATGCAACAGTGCCCACCGCCGCCCCCTTGTTTCGCCATCGGACCAACCAGCAACCGTGCAAGGTGCCGTGGATTGCCCGGTAGACACGGCCCTGGAAGCAGCCATCGGTCTGCATGCCAACCCCGGCACGACGGCACAGCTGGAAGCCGCCATCCGCGAGCATGTACGCGACAGCCTGTGCGACTATCAGGACCAGCACCCCTCGGTCGATAGAGTCAGAGGGATCGGCCTAGCCGATGCGGGGAATCGGGGTCACCTGAGCTGGGAGCCTACGGACAACATACCCCGGCGTTTGCTGATTGAGGGCACCTCCCCCAACGAGATTGGAGGCAGCGACGACGGCCTGATCTGGGCAGTGGAGCTCGCCGGCATGATCGGGGACGCCGCAGCAGTAGACATTCGATTTCGCCCGGAGTCGAGCTGGGTGGCCGGAACAACGGTCAGCCGCCTGTTCTCGGGCAATGCCGCTGTCGACAACCCCTGCGTGGCGCAGAAGTTCGCCAATATTCAGGGTCTGCTCGTCGACTACTATCATGGAACGGGCGGTGACTCTCCCGTCGATGGTTTTCCCATGTCCCCGCCAACAAGCAACGGAGGCGGACAGTGCTACGCCACCCTGTGCGCGAGAACCGGGGTGGACGGTGAGTCAGCCTCCTGCCAGTTCAAGGTGTCGGTGGTCAGGCCATGCGAGTGAGCGGTCATTAACCCGGCTATTGCATAAATGTCCGGATGCAGGAGCCCGGAGAGCAGTGTTTCCGGGGCGTGGCGCGGAGATTTTTCAACCGGAGCATAGTTCACACTATGTGAGGATTGAAAAATCGAGCACGCGCACCGGAAACACGCGCAACGGCTCCACTGCAGGGCTTTTTTCGCCTTTGGCGCAATCCGCCCTTCCGTTCCCGCCTGCGCTGCTATACCGGGCAGTAGAGCGGTCCTGCGCCGGAGATTTATGCAATAGCGGGGTTAACCGGGCAGGTATGTAGATCGCATTCAGCGGCCGGTCAGTGCGGGCCGGCCGCGCGAAAGTAACGTCCACGCTCGAAGCGATCGAAGAACTGCCCCAGCGCCGGGTGGCTGACCTGATGACCGCTCGGATCCGCTTCCAGGTGTTGCTCGGCCACGTAGGTGAAATGTTCGGCACCGTCGACCAGAACGTGGTATCAGGGCCGGTCTTTCGGCGGCAGGCTGACGGCCATCTGTTCGTACCATTCCTCGGTGCCCTGAAAGACCGGGTCCACATCGACGATGACTCCGCGGTAGTCGTACTTGCGGTGTCGAATGATCTGGCCAATGGCGAGTCGGGGGTTGGCGGGGTCTTGCGACATGGGA from Wenzhouxiangella sp. AB-CW3 includes:
- a CDS encoding DUF2089 domain-containing protein, with translation MKRTPAQCPACDGELAVTELTCLQCDTRVTGHYRLPALLRLSPDDQHFVEAFVLSSGSLKAMAGQLGVSYPTVRNRLDDIIEQLNGGREQ